The Desulfobacteraceae bacterium genome contains a region encoding:
- a CDS encoding DoxX family protein codes for MVFHAHRLLMGAVFLYASYDKILHPQAFAEALYNYQILPDGLVNLTALVLPWLELLLGLCLIGGLWLPGATVISSGLLALFFAALVFNQIRGLDVGCGCFSTEAAAGPADLWTVARDLGFLAAAFYLAVYVFFLKPAVATLPDSRQPAQPES; via the coding sequence CTGGTATTCCATGCCCACCGCCTGCTGATGGGGGCTGTCTTCCTCTACGCCAGCTACGACAAAATCCTGCACCCCCAGGCCTTTGCCGAGGCCCTCTACAACTACCAGATCCTGCCCGACGGGCTGGTCAATCTGACCGCCCTGGTGCTGCCCTGGTTGGAACTGCTTTTGGGTCTGTGCCTGATCGGCGGGCTTTGGCTGCCGGGCGCGACGGTGATCAGCAGCGGCCTGCTGGCGCTATTTTTCGCCGCCCTGGTCTTCAACCAAATCCGCGGGCTCGACGTCGGCTGCGGCTGTTTTTCAACCGAGGCCGCCGCAGGGCCGGCCGACCTCTGGACCGTGGCCCGCGACCTGGGTTTTCTGGCTGCAGCCTTCTACCTGGCGGTTTATGTCTTCTTCCTCAAACCGGCCGTTGCGACATTGCCCGATTCGCGCCAGCCTGCACAGCCGGAATCATAA